Proteins from one Drosophila gunungcola strain Sukarami chromosome 3R, Dgunungcola_SK_2, whole genome shotgun sequence genomic window:
- the LOC128252233 gene encoding LOW QUALITY PROTEIN: uncharacterized protein LOC128252233 (The sequence of the model RefSeq protein was modified relative to this genomic sequence to represent the inferred CDS: inserted 2 bases in 1 codon; deleted 1 base in 1 codon) — protein MLLHADDHHEASIGSLSACGKIPSALHPSVPLSPLPDPRSLSPWFPLLSKKESRAPCVPSSLKPKSQSRVAHGVSSSLLAHSRTDLISSLARHCVTLTGTEQQQQQQKQKQPPQQPPPLDQHSTTQASSRCMCIVRKFAGGIPTSIGIVPHSCSRFXSASVSCDTCLAHFGEIGFGFFGIGPLTKSTCPRGNRADSQ, from the exons ATGCTCCTCCACGCCGACGATCACCACGAAGCATCAATCGGGTCACTCTCTGCTTGTGGCAAGATTCCCTCGGCGCTGCAC CCATCCGTGCCACTCTCCCCGCTCCCCGATCCACGATCCCTGTCTCCCTGGTTCCCACTCCTCTCGAAGAAAGAGAGCCGTGCCCCATGCGTGCCGTCCTCACTTAAGCCAAAGAGCCAATCTCGTGTTGCACATGG tGTGAGCTCTTCCCTTTTGGCGCACAGTCGCACC GACCTCATTTCCTCTTTGGCGCGACATTGCGTTACACTTACGGGCacggagcagcagcagcagcagcagaagcagaagcaacCACCGCAGCAACCACCACCATTGGATCAGCATAGCACCACCCAGGCAAGCAGCCGGTGCATGTGCATCGTGAGAAAGTTTGCTGGAGGCATTCCCACAAGTATTGGGATTGTGCCGCACTCCTGCTCTCGGTT CTCGGCCTCGGTCAGCTGTGACACTTGTTTGGCGCATTTCGGCGAgattgggtttgggttttttgGGATTGGGCCATTGACGAAATCCACCTGCCCGAGG
- the LOC128252466 gene encoding enhancer of split mbeta protein — protein MVLEMEMSKTYQYRKVMKPMLERKRRARINKCLDELKDIMVECLTQEGEHITRLEKADILELTVEHMKKLRAQKQLRLSSVSSGSASGQDPKLSIAESFRAGYVHAANEVSKTLAAVPGVSVDLGTQLMSHLGHRLNYLQVVVPSLPIGVPLQAPVEDQAMVTPPPSECGSLESGACSPAPSEASSTSGPMWRPW, from the coding sequence ATGGTTCTGGAGATGGAGATGTCCAAGACGTATCAGTACCGCAAGGTGATGAAGCCCATGCTGGAGCGGAAGCGTCGGGCCAGGATCAACAAGTGCCTGGACGAGCTGAAGGACATCATGGTGGAGTGCCTGACGCAGGAGGGCGAGCACATCACCCGGCTGGAGAAGGCCGACATTCTGGAGCTCACGGTGGAGCACATGAAGAAGCTGCGTGCCCAGAAGCAACTGCGTCTATCGAGTGTATCCAGTGGATCGGCGAGTGGCCAGGATCCCAAGCTCAGCATTGCCGAGAGTTTCCGTGCCGGCTATGTGCATGCCGCCAACGAGGTGTCCAAAACTCTGGCCGCCGTACCCGGAGTGAGTGTGGATCTGGGCACCCAGCTGATGAGTCACCTGGGCCATCGCCTCAACTACCTGCAAGTGGTGGTGCCCTCGCTGCCCATTGGAGTGCCCCTTCAAGCTCCAGTCGAGGATCAGGCCATGGTCACGCCCCCGCCCTCGGAATGCGGCAGCTTGGAGAGCGGAGCCTGCAGCCCGGCGCCCAGTGAGGCCAGCTCCACCTCTGGTCCCATGTGGCGACCCTGGTGA
- the LOC128252465 gene encoding enhancer of split mgamma protein, with amino-acid sequence MSSLQMSEMSKTYQYRKVMKPMLERKRRARINKCLDELKDLMVATLESEGEHVTRLEKADILELTVTHLQKMKQQRQHKRATGDESLTPAEGFRSGYIHAVNEVSRSLSQLPGMNVSLGTQLMTHLGQRLNQIQPAEKEALPVTAPLSVQIATRDAYSVPISPVSSFAGSPNSNASSASHSLLTTIDVTKMEDDSEDEENVWRPW; translated from the coding sequence ATGTCGTCGCTACAAATGTCGGAGATGTCGAAGACCTATCAGTACCGCAAGGTGATGAAGCCCATGCTGGAGAGGAAGCGTCGGGCCAGGATCAACAAGTGCCTGGACGAGCTGAAGGATCTGATGGTGGCCACCCTGGAGTCCGAGGGCGAGCACGTGACGCGGCTGGAAAAGGCCGACATCCTGGAGCTGACCGTCACCCATTTGCAGAAGATGAAGCAGCAGCGCCAGCACAAGCGAGCCACCGGCGATGAGAGCTTGACTCCGGCGGAGGGATTCCGTTCCGGCTACATCCATGCCGTGAACGAGGTCTCCCGTTCCCTGTCCCAGCTGCCCGGCATGAATGTCAGTCTGGGCACCCAGCTGATGACCCACCTGGGACAGCGCCTCAACCAGATCCAGCCAGCCGAAAAGGAAGCCCTGCCCGTGACCGCCCCACTCTCCGTGCAGATCGCCACCCGGGATGCCTACTCCGTGCCCATTTCTCCAGTCTCCAGCTTCGCCGGCAGTCCCAACTCCAATGCCAGCTCGGCCAGCCATTCCCTGCTGACCACCATCGATGTGACCAAAATGGAGGACGACAGCGAGGACGAGGAGAACGTCTGGCGTCCCTGGTGA
- the LOC128252467 gene encoding enhancer of split mdelta protein, which yields MAVQGQRFMTKTQHYRKVTKPLLERKRRARMNLYLDELKDLIVDTMDAQGEQVSKLEKADILELTVNYLKAQQQQRVANPQSPPATQVNLDKFRAGYTQAAYEVSHIFSTVPGLDLQFGTHLMKQLGHQLKDMKQEEDCSEMVEEPVNLSDQKRSKSPQDEDMPNGEDVWRPW from the coding sequence ATGGCCGTGCAGGGTCAGAGATTTATGACCAAAACCCAGCATTACCGCAAGGTGACCAAACCCCTTCTGGAGCGGAAGAGACGCGCCCGGATGAACCTCTATCTGGACGAGCTGAAGGACCTCATTGTGGACACGATGGATGCGCAGGGCGAGCAGGTCAGCAAGCTGGAGAAGGCGGACATCCTGGAGCTGACCGTCAACTATCTGAAggcgcagcaacagcagcgggTGGCCAATCCACAATCTCCGCCAGCCACCCAGGTCAACTTGGACAAATTCCGGGCCGGATACACCCAGGCTGCCTACGAGGTGTCGCACATATTCTCCACCGTTCCCGGCTTGGATCTCCAGTTCGGCACCCACCTGATGAAGCAGCTGGGCCACCAGCTCAAGGACATGAAGCAGGAAGAGGATTGCTCGGAAATGGTAGAGGAGCCAGTTAATCTATCCGATCAAAAACGCTCCAAATCCCCTCAAGACGAGGACATGCCCAATGGCGAGGATGTCTGGCGTCCCTGGTGA
- the LOC128266161 gene encoding enhancer of split malpha protein translates to MCQQVVVVATANNNKMKTSYSIKQVLKTLFKKQQKRQQQQQQQKPQGSLESLESVDNLRNAQVEEAYYAEIDENAANEKLAQLAHSQEFEIVEQQEDDDEDEDVYVPVRFARTTAGTFFWTTNLQPVASVEPAMCYSMQFQDRWAQA, encoded by the coding sequence ATGTGCCAACAAGTCGTTGTCGTCGCTAccgccaacaacaacaagatgAAGACCAGCTACAGCATCAAGCAGGTCCTCAAGACGCTCTTCAAGAAGCAACAgaagcggcagcagcagcagcagcaacagaagcCTCAGGGCTCTCTGGAATCATTAGAATCCGTCGACAATCTGCGCAATGCCCAGGTTGAGGAGGCCTACTATGCCGAGATCGATGAGAATGCCGCCAACGAGAAGCTGGCCCAATTGGCCCACTCTCAGGAGTTCGAAATCGTTGAGCAGCAGGAGGATgatgacgaggacgaggacgtcTATGTCCCAGTCCGCTTCGCTCGCACCACCGCCGGCACCTTCTTCTGGACCACCAACCTTCAGCCAGTCGCCAGCGTTGAGCCTGCCATGTGCTACTCCATGCAGTTCCAGGATCGTTGGGCCCAGGCTTGA